One genomic segment of Sanyastnella coralliicola includes these proteins:
- a CDS encoding molybdopterin molybdotransferase MoeA, with protein sequence MITYKEAISIVEANCYQLKAETVPLHQAFGRILMEDLVADRDFPPFDRVMMDGIALSWNDWQSGTRLYTKESEQFAGQAQIERIGEFTCVETATGAMLPKGCDIIISYEWLIQEGEQFRVSEQKPVTQWMNIHRQGNDRQKGALLAKAGTRIDMPLMTSLASVGQSEVVVAVIPKIAVVSTGDELVPVDQTPLTHQIRRSNDVTVKALLEGISVDIHQEHLIDESATISNWLEGALQEYDALIFSGGVSMGKRDLLPKLLQEHGVNQLFHKVKQRPGKPLWFGRNDTVTVFGLPGNPVSTAINAALYVRDTYLKNIHQPSNQQVALEASIEFTPPMTFFCPVKVNNKEGRLVATSLKTKGSGDYAGLIGTNGFVVLADAESTFEEGSIQTYIPWKRS encoded by the coding sequence ATGATTACTTACAAAGAAGCGATATCAATTGTTGAGGCCAACTGCTACCAGTTGAAAGCGGAGACTGTACCCTTGCATCAAGCATTTGGCAGAATTTTGATGGAGGATCTGGTTGCCGATCGGGACTTCCCTCCTTTCGACCGCGTCATGATGGATGGTATCGCATTGTCATGGAATGATTGGCAGAGCGGAACACGACTATATACCAAAGAATCAGAGCAATTCGCCGGACAAGCACAAATTGAACGCATTGGAGAATTCACTTGTGTCGAAACAGCCACGGGAGCGATGCTACCTAAAGGGTGTGACATTATCATCTCCTATGAGTGGTTGATTCAGGAGGGTGAGCAATTCCGCGTTAGCGAACAAAAGCCCGTAACGCAATGGATGAACATTCACCGACAAGGAAATGATCGTCAGAAAGGCGCGCTACTTGCAAAGGCAGGCACCAGAATAGATATGCCCTTGATGACCTCGTTAGCGAGTGTAGGTCAATCAGAAGTGGTTGTAGCTGTGATTCCAAAAATTGCAGTGGTCAGCACAGGAGATGAATTAGTTCCGGTTGATCAAACTCCCCTGACCCATCAGATACGCAGAAGTAATGATGTTACGGTGAAAGCCTTGTTGGAAGGCATTTCAGTAGACATTCATCAGGAACACTTGATTGATGAATCGGCGACCATTAGCAATTGGCTGGAAGGTGCTCTGCAAGAATACGATGCATTGATTTTTAGCGGTGGCGTTTCTATGGGGAAAAGAGATCTTCTTCCAAAGCTTTTACAAGAACATGGCGTGAATCAACTGTTTCACAAGGTCAAGCAAAGACCCGGTAAACCATTATGGTTCGGAAGAAACGACACCGTTACAGTGTTCGGATTGCCCGGAAACCCTGTATCTACAGCGATAAACGCTGCCCTTTATGTTCGAGACACGTATCTAAAGAATATTCATCAACCGTCGAATCAACAAGTAGCACTCGAAGCCTCCATCGAATTCACTCCACCAATGACATTTTTCTGTCCTGTAAAGGTCAATAACAAAGAAGGAAGACTAGTCGCTACTTCACTAAAGACCAAAGGGTCTGGTGATTATGCCGGTTTAATCGGCACCAACGGTTTCGTTGTATTAGCTGATGCTGAATCTACCTTTGAAGAAGGCAGCATTCAAACATATATTCCATGGAAGAGAAGTTAA
- a CDS encoding sulfite exporter TauE/SafE family protein — protein MELLEILGYVGALAVGLSLGLIGGGGSILTVPILVYLFGTEASEYAPAYSLFIVGSTALIGGVQKYREDLVDLRTFFVFGIPAIITVYFTRHNLVPAIPETIHLGDFELSKRLLVMGLFAVLMVVASVSMIKGRKEDDNEKEEELKYNYPLILLEGIVVGVLTGLVGAGGGFLIIPALVKLSKLSMKKAVGTSLLIIAAKSLFGFIGDAQRLDLDWSLLLIISALAIAGIFIGNRLSRSIPGYKLKKSFGWFVLVMGVFILFKEIS, from the coding sequence ATGGAACTACTCGAAATACTTGGATATGTTGGCGCACTCGCTGTAGGTCTGTCTCTCGGACTCATCGGTGGCGGAGGCTCAATACTGACGGTTCCCATCTTGGTCTACCTCTTCGGAACGGAGGCGTCTGAATATGCTCCAGCCTATTCCCTGTTCATTGTTGGTAGTACCGCACTTATTGGAGGAGTTCAGAAATACAGAGAAGACCTCGTAGATCTACGCACATTCTTTGTTTTCGGAATTCCAGCCATCATTACCGTCTATTTCACACGCCACAACCTTGTGCCAGCCATACCAGAAACCATTCATCTAGGCGACTTTGAGCTATCTAAGCGCTTATTGGTCATGGGCTTGTTTGCTGTGTTAATGGTCGTTGCAAGCGTCAGCATGATCAAGGGGCGAAAGGAAGACGACAACGAGAAAGAAGAAGAGTTAAAATACAACTACCCGTTGATCCTGCTCGAAGGCATTGTTGTGGGTGTTCTCACAGGTTTAGTTGGCGCTGGAGGTGGTTTTTTGATTATCCCAGCATTAGTGAAGCTCAGTAAGCTCTCCATGAAGAAAGCGGTGGGTACTTCCCTGCTGATCATTGCAGCAAAGTCATTATTCGGGTTTATCGGAGACGCTCAACGTCTTGATTTAGACTGGTCTTTGCTTCTGATCATTTCCGCGCTAGCGATAGCAGGAATATTTATAGGAAACAGATTATCGCGTTCAATTCCAGGCTACAAACTGAAGAAGTCGTTTGGTTGGTTTGTCTTGGTAATGGGCGTATTTATACTTTTTAAAGAAATAAGCTAG
- a CDS encoding YeeE/YedE family protein, with amino-acid sequence MKMIRFLLLGIFFGIILTKGQIVSWYRIYEMFQFDNFHMYGVIGSAVVLGAIFVAISKKRNAKAMNGEPFQLITYPKGWKRYLIGGTIFGLGWAMTGACPGPLFILIGNGYMTVFLAIAGAILGTMVYAMLRGKLPH; translated from the coding sequence ATGAAAATGATTCGATTCTTACTCCTCGGTATTTTCTTCGGAATCATCTTGACCAAAGGTCAGATCGTCTCATGGTACCGGATTTATGAGATGTTCCAGTTCGATAATTTCCACATGTATGGTGTGATTGGTTCGGCAGTCGTTCTAGGAGCCATTTTCGTTGCGATTTCTAAAAAACGTAACGCCAAGGCGATGAACGGAGAACCATTCCAGCTAATCACTTACCCGAAAGGTTGGAAACGCTACCTAATCGGTGGTACGATCTTCGGCCTAGGATGGGCAATGACAGGCGCTTGTCCTGGTCCGCTATTCATTCTTATCGGTAACGGCTACATGACAGTCTTCCTCGCCATTGCAGGCGCTATTTTGGGGACGATGGTTTATGCAATGTTGAGAGGGAAGCTTCCACATTAG
- a CDS encoding molybdenum cofactor biosynthesis protein MoaE, with protein sequence MEDKHIHISLGFEPLSTEECRTLVQDPACGGQVVFAGAVRNHTGDRKVLYLDFESYVPMAKKVMQEICSQAIEKWPIRHAVCHHRLGKLEIGELAVVIAVSSPHRKASFEACEFIIDELKKEVPIWKKEVFEGGEEWVSARP encoded by the coding sequence GTGGAGGATAAGCATATCCATATTAGCCTAGGCTTTGAGCCGCTATCCACTGAGGAATGTCGTACGTTGGTTCAGGACCCAGCTTGCGGCGGTCAAGTGGTATTTGCCGGAGCGGTTCGTAATCACACCGGAGATCGCAAGGTGCTTTACCTTGACTTCGAGTCGTATGTACCGATGGCGAAGAAGGTCATGCAGGAAATCTGCAGTCAAGCTATAGAGAAGTGGCCTATTCGTCATGCCGTTTGTCACCATCGTCTGGGCAAGCTTGAAATTGGCGAACTCGCTGTTGTCATAGCCGTTTCATCACCACACCGGAAAGCATCATTTGAAGCCTGTGAATTCATTATTGACGAACTCAAGAAGGAAGTCCCAATCTGGAAAAAGGAAGTCTTTGAAGGAGGGGAAGAATGGGTTTCAGCTAGACCTTAA
- a CDS encoding bestrophin family protein, protein MLITKSISPGKLLSWSGHHLVWLTVLMGAISAAYYHELITIKLPWLPVSVIGTAVAFYVGFKNNQAYDRMWEARKIWGGIVNDSRTWGMMVDGYVTDLFAEGKITEEQIYDIKKRLIYRHIGWLYAHRSQLLVVTNWEHANQRGSVGKYARRYQKRFGVGLVDDEVTKVGLREFLPREEHNRLIDYKNTATQIINEQSRDLRELRQQGLIDDFRHMEMVNILKSFYTLQGKNERIKKFPFPRQYANMSRYFVGIFIALFPFSMMPELQQLSTDGWTAWLAIPISVLIGWVYIMMELVADYSENPFQGMANDIPMLSLCRTIEIDLREMLGEHDLPPAIEAKNDILM, encoded by the coding sequence ATGCTCATAACCAAAAGTATCAGTCCTGGAAAGCTGTTGAGCTGGTCAGGACATCATTTAGTGTGGCTTACCGTGTTGATGGGAGCTATTTCTGCCGCTTATTATCATGAACTCATTACCATCAAACTGCCGTGGTTGCCGGTTTCAGTGATCGGTACTGCTGTTGCTTTTTATGTTGGTTTTAAGAACAACCAGGCCTATGATCGAATGTGGGAGGCTCGAAAGATCTGGGGCGGTATCGTAAACGACAGCCGTACTTGGGGAATGATGGTTGATGGCTATGTGACCGACCTCTTTGCAGAAGGAAAGATCACCGAAGAACAGATTTACGACATCAAGAAGCGATTGATCTATCGTCATATAGGCTGGTTGTACGCTCATAGAAGTCAATTGCTTGTGGTGACCAATTGGGAACATGCGAATCAGCGAGGTTCTGTTGGGAAATATGCACGTCGTTACCAAAAGCGTTTCGGGGTTGGTTTGGTTGACGACGAAGTGACTAAAGTTGGGCTGCGTGAATTCCTCCCCAGAGAAGAACACAATCGACTCATTGATTACAAGAACACCGCTACTCAAATCATCAATGAGCAATCAAGAGATCTCCGTGAACTCCGTCAACAAGGATTGATCGATGACTTCCGCCACATGGAAATGGTGAACATCTTGAAGAGCTTCTACACCCTTCAAGGAAAGAATGAGCGAATTAAGAAATTCCCCTTCCCTCGTCAGTACGCCAACATGAGTCGCTACTTCGTCGGTATTTTCATTGCCCTCTTCCCTTTCTCCATGATGCCAGAACTGCAGCAACTATCAACCGATGGCTGGACTGCCTGGTTGGCCATCCCTATCTCAGTGCTCATTGGCTGGGTATACATCATGATGGAACTAGTAGCTGACTACTCAGAAAACCCTTTCCAGGGAATGGCGAATGATATTCCAATGCTTTCGCTGTGTCGAACGATTGAGATCGATCTTCGTGAGATGTTGGGCGAACACGATCTGCCTCCTGCGATTGAAGCGAAGAATGATATACTTATGTAG
- a CDS encoding MBL fold metallo-hydrolase, translating into MKLEQIYTGCLAQGAYYIESDGEAAIIDPLRETQPYMEKAADRGAQIKYIFETHFHADFVSGHVDLAQKTGAKIVYGPNATTEYDKHEATDGEEFELGKLTIKVLHTPGHTMESSCYLLLDENKEPHALFSGDTLFIGDVGRPDLAQGATGMTTEDLAGTLFDSLRNKIMPLPDNVLVYPAHGAGSACGKNMSSQTWDTLGNQKATNYALRADMTRDEFIAEVTDGILPPPGYFAANVKMNKAGYQSIDKVLERGKVALDADTFEAIANHEGALVLDTRSEHEFVEAHVPNSVFIGIDGNFAPWVGAMIPDLSQPIVFLAEEGREEEVVTRLSRVGYDNTLGYLKGGVQAWKDAGKDTEVIPTVSAQDLADKINAGETHVLDVRKKSEFEAEHIDGARNLPLDYINDNFKEVDPEQELYVHCAGGYRSVIYASILKARGYHKLINVAGGFKAIAETDISTSEFVCPNSGK; encoded by the coding sequence ATGAAATTAGAACAGATTTATACAGGTTGCCTTGCGCAAGGCGCATACTACATTGAGTCAGATGGTGAGGCAGCGATCATTGATCCCCTACGCGAAACTCAGCCTTACATGGAAAAGGCTGCAGACCGTGGTGCGCAGATCAAGTATATTTTTGAAACACACTTCCACGCAGATTTTGTGTCTGGACACGTAGATCTTGCTCAGAAAACAGGAGCTAAGATTGTATATGGTCCGAACGCAACTACTGAATACGATAAGCACGAAGCTACAGATGGTGAAGAGTTCGAGCTAGGAAAACTGACCATCAAGGTGCTTCACACTCCTGGGCATACGATGGAGTCATCTTGTTACCTCTTGCTAGATGAAAACAAGGAGCCTCACGCACTTTTCAGTGGAGATACGCTTTTCATCGGTGATGTGGGTCGTCCTGACCTCGCGCAAGGTGCTACGGGCATGACGACTGAAGATCTTGCAGGAACGTTGTTCGATAGTCTTCGCAATAAGATTATGCCATTGCCTGATAACGTATTGGTTTACCCTGCTCACGGCGCTGGTTCAGCTTGTGGAAAGAACATGAGCTCTCAAACATGGGATACACTAGGGAATCAAAAGGCGACAAACTATGCACTGCGTGCTGATATGACCCGTGATGAGTTCATTGCTGAAGTAACTGACGGCATTCTTCCTCCTCCTGGATACTTCGCAGCGAATGTGAAGATGAATAAAGCAGGTTACCAATCGATTGACAAAGTGCTAGAGCGTGGAAAAGTAGCCTTAGATGCTGATACTTTTGAGGCGATCGCCAATCACGAAGGTGCTCTCGTACTAGATACACGCAGCGAACATGAATTCGTTGAGGCACACGTCCCGAATTCTGTGTTCATAGGAATTGATGGAAACTTCGCTCCTTGGGTAGGCGCGATGATTCCGGATCTTTCACAGCCGATTGTTTTCCTTGCTGAAGAAGGACGCGAAGAGGAAGTAGTAACACGCTTATCTCGTGTTGGTTATGACAATACTCTTGGTTACCTAAAAGGCGGTGTACAGGCATGGAAAGATGCTGGAAAGGACACCGAGGTAATTCCAACGGTATCTGCTCAAGACTTGGCCGACAAGATCAATGCAGGTGAAACGCACGTCTTAGATGTTCGCAAGAAAAGCGAATTTGAAGCAGAGCACATTGATGGAGCAAGGAACCTTCCACTTGATTACATCAATGATAATTTCAAAGAGGTAGATCCAGAACAAGAACTCTACGTTCACTGCGCTGGGGGGTATCGATCAGTGATCTATGCTTCTATCCTGAAGGCCCGTGGGTATCACAAGTTGATCAACGTGGCAGGTGGCTTTAAAGCTATCGCCGAAACCGATATTTCTACTTCTGAATTCGTTTGTCCTAATTCAGGTAAATAA
- the moaC gene encoding cyclic pyranopterin monophosphate synthase MoaC — protein sequence MEEKLSHIKDGEAHMVNVGHKEVTHRTAIARCIVTFPQDVWGRLKEDGFNGKKGPILHTAKIAGIQASKRVDELIPLCHTLPLDSCEISFEEHAPSLHIYAQCEVHSKTGVEMEALTAANICALTVYDMCKALSHDIRITACELMSKTGGKRTFHREKT from the coding sequence ATGGAAGAGAAGTTAAGTCACATCAAAGATGGCGAAGCGCATATGGTGAATGTCGGACACAAAGAAGTGACCCACCGGACCGCTATAGCAAGATGCATTGTCACTTTCCCGCAAGATGTATGGGGAAGACTGAAAGAAGATGGATTCAACGGCAAGAAAGGTCCCATTCTTCACACCGCTAAAATTGCAGGTATTCAGGCCAGCAAGCGAGTAGATGAATTGATCCCCTTGTGTCACACCTTACCATTAGACTCTTGCGAAATATCATTTGAAGAACACGCCCCTTCCCTTCATATTTATGCGCAGTGTGAAGTACACAGTAAAACAGGTGTTGAAATGGAGGCATTAACAGCAGCCAACATCTGTGCGTTAACTGTCTACGACATGTGTAAGGCACTATCACATGACATTCGCATAACTGCTTGTGAATTAATGAGTAAAACCGGAGGCAAACGCACTTTTCACCGTGAAAAAACATAA
- a CDS encoding YeeE/YedE family protein has protein sequence MEFLYEPWPWYVAGPLITLTMIILLYSGRRFGVSSNFTTLCAMGGAGKLNDYFKIDWKANTWNIVFVIGTIIGGFIGNYYLMPDESVELAEHSVSALEGLGFNSPGATFEPAEIFGAEALSSWQGWFMLIVGGFFVGFGARYADGCTSGHAISGLSNLQLPSLITVIGFFIGGLTMVHLLFPLIFGS, from the coding sequence ATGGAATTTCTGTATGAGCCGTGGCCATGGTATGTCGCCGGGCCACTCATTACCCTGACAATGATCATCTTATTGTACTCAGGGAGAAGGTTTGGAGTGTCAAGTAATTTCACAACTCTCTGTGCCATGGGAGGCGCTGGAAAGCTCAATGACTATTTTAAAATTGACTGGAAAGCCAATACATGGAACATCGTATTCGTCATTGGAACGATCATCGGTGGTTTCATTGGGAACTACTACTTGATGCCGGATGAATCGGTAGAACTCGCTGAACATAGTGTATCGGCACTTGAGGGACTAGGCTTCAACTCCCCTGGCGCTACTTTTGAACCGGCTGAGATCTTCGGAGCTGAGGCGTTGAGCTCTTGGCAGGGCTGGTTTATGTTGATCGTGGGAGGCTTCTTTGTAGGCTTTGGTGCCCGTTATGCTGATGGATGCACCTCAGGTCACGCGATTTCTGGACTCAGTAACCTACAACTGCCCTCACTAATTACGGTGATCGGATTCTTTATTGGAGGTTTAACCATGGTGCACTTGCTGTTCCCTCTAATCTTTGGCTCATGA
- a CDS encoding Do family serine endopeptidase has translation MKRFFGTLVIAIAGGLIAAGAMHVFGDKQPVTIIETVTEPAPVTYSNLPASTEALDFTHAAEKTVNAVVHVKTEAEVDGVYNPWFDFFGYENNETQIQRGSGSGVIISDDGYIVTNNHVIEGAQKITVSLNDNKVYDAEVIGADPGTDIALIKVNAERLPSVTFGNSDNVRIGQWVLAVGNPFDLTSTVTAGIVSAKARNINLLQGDANREIFPIESFIQTDAAVNPGNSGGALVNTNGELIGINTAIASRTGSYSGYSFAVPSSIVSKVAADLKEFGVVQRAFIGVRITEVNQELAEATGLDKIEGVYVSDLVASGAAAEAGIEPGDVILKVGSSDVKTVPELQEQISRYRPGDEVGLAVWRDGQIERVAVTLRNKDGNTELRDAPEVETMQVLGASFEEVSDGQKAELEIHGGAVISDVGRGKLRDSGVKNGFIVTKIDGKKVYDTDDLIDVLTDKSGGVLIEGVYPNGQKAYYGFGM, from the coding sequence ATGAAAAGATTTTTCGGAACATTAGTAATTGCAATAGCAGGTGGATTGATCGCCGCGGGAGCGATGCATGTTTTCGGCGATAAGCAGCCTGTTACCATTATTGAAACTGTGACTGAACCAGCTCCAGTGACATATAGCAACCTACCCGCTTCAACGGAGGCATTGGATTTCACCCATGCGGCAGAGAAAACAGTGAATGCTGTAGTGCACGTAAAGACAGAAGCAGAAGTAGATGGCGTTTACAACCCTTGGTTTGATTTCTTCGGGTATGAAAACAATGAAACACAGATTCAACGTGGAAGCGGTTCAGGTGTCATCATTTCAGATGACGGATACATTGTGACAAACAACCACGTTATCGAAGGAGCTCAGAAGATTACTGTGAGCTTAAACGACAATAAAGTGTACGATGCTGAAGTGATTGGCGCGGATCCAGGAACGGACATCGCATTGATTAAGGTCAACGCTGAACGACTACCAAGCGTGACCTTTGGCAACAGCGACAATGTGCGCATTGGACAATGGGTACTTGCCGTTGGAAATCCATTCGACCTCACCTCTACGGTAACCGCAGGCATTGTATCTGCGAAGGCGCGAAACATCAACCTATTACAAGGAGATGCGAACCGCGAGATCTTCCCTATTGAATCATTTATTCAAACCGATGCCGCAGTGAATCCTGGTAACTCAGGTGGAGCCTTGGTGAACACAAACGGAGAGCTCATTGGGATTAACACCGCGATTGCTTCACGTACTGGTAGCTACAGCGGATACTCATTCGCGGTACCAAGTTCAATTGTCAGCAAAGTAGCGGCAGACTTGAAAGAGTTTGGTGTTGTTCAACGTGCATTCATCGGAGTTCGCATCACTGAAGTGAATCAGGAATTGGCGGAGGCTACTGGCCTAGACAAGATTGAGGGTGTATACGTTTCAGACCTTGTCGCATCAGGTGCAGCAGCTGAAGCAGGTATTGAACCTGGTGATGTCATTTTGAAGGTAGGATCAAGCGACGTGAAAACAGTGCCAGAATTGCAAGAGCAAATCTCTCGCTACCGTCCTGGTGATGAAGTAGGATTGGCTGTATGGCGCGACGGACAGATCGAGCGCGTAGCTGTGACCCTTCGTAATAAAGACGGAAACACTGAGCTTCGAGATGCTCCAGAAGTGGAAACAATGCAAGTTTTAGGAGCTTCATTTGAAGAAGTAAGCGATGGTCAAAAAGCTGAACTCGAGATTCACGGAGGAGCCGTTATTTCTGACGTTGGCCGTGGGAAACTGCGCGATAGCGGAGTAAAGAATGGCTTCATTGTGACCAAGATCGATGGCAAGAAAGTATACGACACAGATGACTTGATTGATGTACTAACAGACAAGTCTGGCGGCGTACTTATTGAAGGGGTCTACCCGAACGGACAAAAGGCATACTACGGTTTCGGGATGTAA
- a CDS encoding glyceraldehyde-3-phosphate dehydrogenase → MASTALKETYSNELQVYVNQEKAAVDLLNSIGKLLFDKSIELVIFRNHLVDTNVSEILRLHQYAGEVVGKPISIFDTADIARTLYEMDLAPAKIDVGKLASEWLAERDRFKSLEDFLESKLNNFISDGAAPLEPRDVVLFGFGRIGRLAARELIKQAGKGQQLRLRAIVLRSVDEKSLVKRAALLENDSVHGRFGGTVSVDFDSQTIIANGQRIQVIGASDPATIDYTKYGINDALLIDNTGAFRDAEALGLHMKAEGISKVILTAPGKGIPNIVYGINHRDLDIDNTDIYSAASCTTNAISPILKVIDDKFGIEDGHIETVHAYTNDQNLLDNFHKKERRGRSAAVNMVITETGAGKAVTKVIPGLANKLTANAVRVPTPNGSLAIMNLRLNAETTLEDVQNSLRSAALNGDLVNQIYYSINKELVSNDIIGNECCAVFDAPATIVHPGGKNVVLYTWYDNEFGYTKQVIRLAKYVAKVRRNIYY, encoded by the coding sequence ATGGCAAGCACTGCACTCAAAGAAACTTACAGCAATGAACTGCAAGTTTATGTGAACCAAGAGAAAGCCGCGGTTGATCTGCTTAATTCTATTGGTAAGCTGCTTTTCGACAAGTCAATTGAACTTGTCATTTTCCGCAATCATTTGGTAGATACGAATGTATCTGAGATCCTTCGTCTGCACCAGTACGCTGGTGAAGTAGTGGGCAAGCCAATCAGCATTTTTGATACTGCTGACATTGCACGCACACTTTACGAAATGGACCTCGCTCCTGCCAAGATTGATGTGGGCAAACTTGCTAGCGAATGGCTAGCTGAACGTGATCGTTTCAAGAGTCTTGAAGATTTCTTGGAAAGTAAGTTGAACAACTTCATCTCTGATGGAGCTGCTCCACTTGAACCACGTGACGTTGTATTGTTCGGATTCGGACGTATTGGTCGTCTTGCTGCACGCGAGTTGATCAAACAAGCTGGAAAAGGACAACAACTTCGTCTTCGTGCGATCGTTCTTCGTTCTGTTGACGAAAAGAGCCTTGTGAAGCGTGCCGCTCTACTTGAGAATGATTCGGTACACGGACGTTTCGGAGGAACTGTTTCTGTTGACTTTGATTCACAGACGATCATTGCAAATGGACAACGCATTCAAGTGATTGGAGCGTCTGACCCGGCAACTATTGATTACACAAAGTACGGTATCAACGATGCCCTACTTATCGATAATACTGGTGCATTCCGAGATGCGGAGGCACTTGGTCTTCACATGAAGGCGGAAGGAATCTCTAAAGTGATTCTTACTGCACCAGGAAAAGGAATTCCGAACATCGTATACGGAATCAACCACCGCGATCTTGATATCGACAACACAGATATCTACTCTGCGGCATCTTGTACAACGAATGCGATCAGCCCAATCCTAAAAGTGATTGATGATAAGTTCGGAATCGAAGATGGACACATTGAAACAGTTCACGCTTACACAAACGACCAGAACTTGTTGGATAACTTCCACAAGAAGGAACGTCGTGGACGTAGCGCTGCTGTGAACATGGTCATCACTGAAACAGGAGCTGGAAAAGCTGTAACAAAAGTAATTCCTGGTCTAGCAAACAAGCTGACTGCAAACGCGGTACGTGTACCAACTCCAAACGGATCATTGGCGATCATGAACCTGCGTCTGAATGCTGAAACCACCCTTGAAGACGTTCAGAACTCACTTCGTTCAGCTGCGCTTAATGGGGATTTGGTAAACCAGATCTACTACTCTATTAACAAGGAGCTCGTGTCAAACGATATCATTGGTAACGAGTGTTGCGCTGTGTTTGACGCACCAGCAACGATCGTTCACCCAGGAGGTAAAAACGTTGTCCTTTACACATGGTACGACAATGAGTTTGGTTACACGAAGCAGGTGATTCGCCTCGCGAAGTACGTAGCTAAAGTTCGTCGTAACATCTACTACTAA
- a CDS encoding MoaD/ThiS family protein, with the protein MKVIAFGIAKEIIGQQYLNLEEQPSNVLELKKQLLARYPGFLELASLRIAVNEAYAEDDHLLNTTDEIVIIPPVSGG; encoded by the coding sequence ATGAAAGTGATCGCATTTGGCATAGCGAAAGAGATAATTGGTCAACAATACCTGAATTTGGAGGAACAACCTTCTAATGTGCTTGAGTTGAAGAAACAATTGCTCGCGCGCTATCCTGGATTTTTAGAGCTTGCTTCATTGCGGATTGCCGTAAACGAGGCCTATGCAGAAGACGATCACCTATTGAATACCACCGACGAAATCGTCATAATACCACCCGTTAGTGGAGGATAA
- a CDS encoding NTP transferase domain-containing protein codes for MKKHKKHAKLERPQVDDFSAFDIGIYGAPCGAIADLAIEVAGLLPSLRIGYIDADHAAFDNPGYSNRRNPVFALEVSLQEGFYSRHHSINESHQRKTIDRSIDVAIINSNHFEAKRTVLFYHPTKEKSVRKRTAQLASTVLVIDESGSLPDDIRSQLPSDAKFIQNAQEIAAYISEQHRSPALFGLVLAGGKSQRMGQDKTLLNLHGKPQFAHMTDLISASAESVFLSKRSDQQFETSYPTIEDSFLDLGPYGAMLSAFRKHPNQAWLVVAADLPMVDQAFIQELIEHRDPSRLATAFLNPATGFPDPLCTIWEPRAYEQLLYWLSQGYSCPRKVLINNDIQLVESARADKLFNLNTPEDLEEVKGLL; via the coding sequence GTGAAAAAACATAAAAAACACGCTAAGCTCGAACGTCCACAAGTGGATGATTTTTCAGCTTTTGACATCGGAATCTACGGAGCCCCATGTGGTGCAATTGCAGATTTGGCGATTGAAGTCGCAGGTCTACTCCCGTCACTCCGCATTGGCTATATTGATGCTGACCACGCGGCATTTGACAATCCTGGATATTCCAATAGAAGGAATCCTGTTTTTGCCCTAGAGGTTTCGCTGCAAGAAGGTTTTTACTCTCGACATCATTCGATAAACGAGAGTCATCAGCGCAAGACCATTGACAGATCGATTGATGTTGCGATCATCAACTCCAATCATTTTGAGGCCAAGAGAACGGTCTTGTTCTATCATCCTACAAAAGAAAAAAGCGTACGTAAACGTACTGCTCAGTTGGCATCAACGGTCTTGGTCATTGATGAATCTGGAAGCTTGCCTGATGACATTCGATCGCAACTACCTTCAGATGCGAAGTTCATACAGAATGCTCAAGAAATTGCTGCATATATCAGCGAGCAACATCGATCCCCTGCCCTTTTCGGATTGGTGCTAGCTGGAGGTAAAAGCCAGCGAATGGGACAAGACAAGACCTTGTTAAACCTTCATGGAAAGCCTCAATTCGCTCACATGACTGATTTAATTAGCGCTAGCGCGGAATCGGTGTTCCTTAGTAAACGCTCAGATCAGCAATTCGAAACGTCTTACCCAACCATTGAAGACAGCTTTCTAGACCTCGGTCCTTACGGAGCTATGCTTTCTGCCTTCAGAAAGCATCCGAATCAAGCGTGGTTAGTGGTAGCAGCCGACTTGCCGATGGTTGATCAAGCGTTCATTCAAGAGTTGATTGAGCACCGAGATCCTTCGCGATTGGCTACTGCATTTCTAAATCCGGCCACAGGCTTTCCAGATCCATTGTGCACCATTTGGGAGCCCCGGGCTTATGAACAACTACTTTATTGGTTGAGTCAAGGGTATAGCTGTCCGCGTAAAGTGCTTATTAACAACGATATTCAATTGGTGGAGTCAGCAAGGGCAGACAAGCTATTCAACCTCAATACTCCTGAAGATTTGGAAGAAGTGAAAGGTTTGCTGTGA